GACTAATTCTGGTTTCATCAGACATCCTCAAGAATGGTGGCATTTTTCTTTAGGCGATCAAATGTGGGCTTGGTTACATAATCAGCAAAATCCTGCCAATACTGCGATCGCCCGTTATGGTCGAGTTTAATTAATCTTAGATTAATATTTTATCGAGGATATATATCTATTTATTAGATATAATGTTATATATGTATATATAGCTTTCAAGAATAGCAGTCAAATAATATGAGCAACCTAGATTTGAGTCTTACCCCTAATCAGGAAGTCATCCTGTCAGCACTTCGTTTCAGAAAACGTTATGGATTGGAAATTCTCGAAGCAATACAGCAAAGTGGTGGTAAGCAAATTAGGTTTAATTCTCTCTATCCCAACTTGAAAAAGCTGGAGAAAAAATGCTTTGTTAAGTCGGAATGGGGTAATGAAGCACCTGAAAAGCATAC
The sequence above is a segment of the Pleurocapsa minor HA4230-MV1 genome. Coding sequences within it:
- a CDS encoding helix-turn-helix transcriptional regulator, whose protein sequence is MSNLDLSLTPNQEVILSALRFRKRYGLEILEAIQQSGGKQIRFNSLYPNLKKLEKKCFVKSEWGNEAPEKHTGARRKYYQITGAGTKALEAKQQLLESVAYWISEPEVV